The following is a genomic window from Nitrospirota bacterium.
GCGATGTCTGTCAAAGGGTCTGCTTGCGCTCTGATCAGGGATTTTCGACAGCGCCCCGGCACTGCCATAGCCTTCCAGACACGTTCTGCAGAGCGGTGCATCAGCGCCTCCTGCAATGACCGGGCCTGTAAAGCCCGCCTTGATCATACGGTAGGCCTCACCGATTGCATTGGTGCCGGAGCTGCAGGCGTTCGAAATGCCGAGGCAGTATCCTTTCAGTCCAAGTTTTTGGGCGGTATAGGACGCTGCCATGCTTATGGTCGTCGAGGGCATGAGGTAGGGGGAAAAACGGCGGTTTCTTGTCCTGCGGCCGGTATCAGGGAGCTGAGCGCTGAGAGCCATTTCGATCGTTCTGATGCCGCCCCTGCTCGATCCGATGATTACGCCGCCGGAATTCAGATAGTTGATCTGCTGTGGCGTGGCGCCTTCTCCCTCCCCCGCCTGCGTGACCAGCCCGGCATCTTCCGCAGCCATAAGCGCTGCCTTTACCGCATACTGCGCAAAGGGATCAAGTCGTCGTATCTCCTTTACGCTTAGATAAGGGACAGGATCAAAACCCTTCACTTCGCCGCAGACCTTCCATGGTATGCCGTCCGTCTTAAAACGCGTAACAGGAGCAATCCCTGATCGCTGCCTGCAGGCAGCTTCCCAGGAAGCATTAAAGGTGCTTCCCAGCGGCGTTACGGCCCCGATTCCTGTTAATGCGATCCGATGCATAGTAAACCATATTACCACAAATGGTTTACCACTTTCTTTTTTCGGCTGCCGCATCTCGATGAGGTATCCTCCCTGATTCATAACACAAAACTTGCATAAAGATTTTTAATTAGAGGATAATAATAAGCTTTTAATCCTTGCAAGGAGAGGGTGTGGCCGGGGAACTTCTGAAAAGAAGACGTGAAGAGCTGGGGCTTGACCTGAAACAAACGGCAGATCTTCTGAAGATCAAGGAAGACTACCTTGCGTCAATTGAAAATGACCTCTTCGAGAAGCTTCCTGTTGCGGTATATACCATAGGTTATATCCGCTGCTATGCGGCGTATCTGCATATCGATCCTGAACCGATCATCGCCATTTATACGGGACATCTTACCCAGCCCAAGCCATCGACTATTTTCCCTGTAGCTTCTTCTAAGAAGAAGATCCCTTTTTATTATTACGTGATTCCTGCATTTGTGATAATTCTTCTTATTCTTGGTGTTTTCATCCTGGGACAGGGAAGAGCAGTGCCCGAGAAACAAATGGCGGCAGTGCCCGCCCCGCCTGTACAGCGCGTCGAGCCGGTCCCGGCAGAGCGGCAGCCGTCGCGGCCTGAGAACGAAACCGGCCGATCACAGTCTCAGGCAGTGCCGCCGGCTGTAAGCAGCCAGGCAACCGGTATTCAGAAGCCTCAGGTCTCCGGTGAGCACAGTCTTGTGATTACTGCAGATGATCTGACCTGGATGCATATCAAGTTTTCAAACGGCAAATATGAAGAGGTACTGCTCAGGCCGGGCACGACCCGGACCTGGCAGTTTGCTGACAAGGCGGTGCTGAAGCTTGGCAACGCAGGCGGCATCAGGTTGAATCTCGACGGAAAGGATATTGGCTCGCCGGGGAGCCTTGGCCAGGTTATGACCCTGGTTTTTCCTGAAAATCAGCAGATCAACAGGCAGGGTGAGTAGCCGGCTTTCGTGAAAGAGGTAATAAACAAAAGAGCATTTCCCAGAAGAAAGCTTGATCTCACCTTTGACCTTATCGTGAACGGTCAG
Proteins encoded in this region:
- a CDS encoding beta-ketoacyl-[acyl-carrier-protein] synthase family protein, with protein sequence MNQGGYLIEMRQPKKESGKPFVVIWFTMHRIALTGIGAVTPLGSTFNASWEAACRQRSGIAPVTRFKTDGIPWKVCGEVKGFDPVPYLSVKEIRRLDPFAQYAVKAALMAAEDAGLVTQAGEGEGATPQQINYLNSGGVIIGSSRGGIRTIEMALSAQLPDTGRRTRNRRFSPYLMPSTTISMAASYTAQKLGLKGYCLGISNACSSGTNAIGEAYRMIKAGFTGPVIAGGADAPLCRTCLEGYGSAGALSKIPDQSASRPFDRHRDGFVLSEGACIVVLEEYEAAQRRGARIYAEIIGYGNSVDAFHQTQPLAEGEARAMNSALTAGGITPSDVDLISSHGTSTPVGDIAECEAIHLVFGEQAARIPVTAIKSMSGHMLAASGAFETACTAMAISQSTLLPTINLSEQDEKILLSVVREAQSAEIGTAMVNSFGFGGVNAVLVLKKIN
- a CDS encoding helix-turn-helix domain-containing protein; the encoded protein is MAGELLKRRREELGLDLKQTADLLKIKEDYLASIENDLFEKLPVAVYTIGYIRCYAAYLHIDPEPIIAIYTGHLTQPKPSTIFPVASSKKKIPFYYYVIPAFVIILLILGVFILGQGRAVPEKQMAAVPAPPVQRVEPVPAERQPSRPENETGRSQSQAVPPAVSSQATGIQKPQVSGEHSLVITADDLTWMHIKFSNGKYEEVLLRPGTTRTWQFADKAVLKLGNAGGIRLNLDGKDIGSPGSLGQVMTLVFPENQQINRQGE